One segment of Microcoleus sp. FACHB-831 DNA contains the following:
- a CDS encoding HNH endonuclease, whose product MSKTPRIRIPPEVRKYVFERDRYQCRSCGKTKLETNLSIDHIIPLARGGSNDISNLHSLCLTCNQQKTDKLDPRFRRHFDL is encoded by the coding sequence ATGAGTAAGACACCCCGAATTCGCATACCGCCAGAAGTAAGGAAATATGTTTTTGAGCGCGATCGCTACCAATGTCGCAGCTGCGGTAAAACTAAGCTAGAAACTAACCTCAGCATCGACCACATCATACCCCTAGCGCGTGGTGGCAGCAACGATATCAGCAACCTGCACTCCCTTTGCCTCACCTGCAACCAGCAGAAAACAGACAAGTTAGATCCCCGCTTCCGCCGTCATTTCGATCTTTAG
- a CDS encoding KGK domain-containing protein: MADGFKVLQCNDDDVLAFAQHTFKVGNFIERWSKEFQRREAGSQISQLSSMAIGEMQIKSGEITWKSPINGIDCEFLRLGSTSWQKGKLRFQVGVEVVPNERELEKKVKVKVSFEFCPDVPEISQAESPLDDIRRMINQES; encoded by the coding sequence ATGGCCGATGGATTTAAGGTACTGCAATGTAATGATGATGATGTTTTGGCATTTGCACAACATACATTTAAAGTGGGTAACTTTATAGAGCGATGGAGTAAGGAGTTTCAAAGGCGAGAAGCTGGTAGCCAAATTAGCCAACTTAGCAGTATGGCTATAGGTGAAATGCAAATTAAGTCCGGTGAAATTACCTGGAAATCACCTATTAATGGAATAGATTGTGAATTTTTAAGACTTGGAAGTACAAGCTGGCAAAAAGGAAAACTTAGATTTCAGGTTGGGGTAGAAGTTGTTCCTAATGAGCGTGAACTTGAAAAGAAAGTTAAAGTTAAAGTCAGCTTCGAGTTCTGCCCTGACGTTCCAGAAATCAGCCAAGCAGAATCACCACTTGATGATATTCGTCGAATGATTAACCAAGAAAGTTAA
- a CDS encoding serine/threonine-protein kinase yields MQLCLNPTCPNPGDPLNANNPICRQCGTQLLLQQRYRVIRLLGEGGFGKTYEIDDLGTTKVLKVLLVNSPKAVSLFQQEARVLSQLNHPGIPKVEPDGYFTFFPKDSQSPLHCLVMEKIEGINLEQWFLQRNNEPLSQGQAIIWLRQLTEILHQVHEQLYFHRDIKPSNIMLRPNGQLALIDFGSAREMTLTYLVKVGGGRDVTGIVSPGYTPMEQANGKAVPQSDFFALGRTFIYLLTGKSPYDVPENSRTGELLWRDYALQVSRPLANLLDHLMAPFAGNRPHNAQMILHCLEAIDLTSHLPELSTQTHEGGSGGKRGRSPSRGGFVGIKKLRTKAAKSKKYLAISCSMLLLGLTLTTLYNYVADNPFLQSSLWVSPDAEDLHSQLISSPIEKVSQQKISRLETPVGNLRGVNAIAISADGQTIASGNQNGTIYLWKMGNGQLKNTLRGHSHGVNSVAISPSGETLASASADNTIKLWDLKTGELVRTLKGHSAWVSSVAFSPDGKTLASSSYDKTIKLWDLNTGEVVRTLKGHSAWIFAVAFSPNGATLGSSSYDNTIKLWDLKTGELRKSLKGDTERILTLAISSDGRTLASGSAEGDIELWDISQGKIRHTLNGHKDWVRSVAFSPDGKTLASGSADYTSKLWNVQTGELLNTFTGHSDHVRSVVFSPDGETLVSGSYDNTIKFWRLQK; encoded by the coding sequence ATGCAGCTCTGCCTTAATCCCACCTGCCCCAATCCAGGCGATCCTCTGAACGCCAATAATCCCATCTGTCGCCAGTGCGGCACCCAGTTACTGCTGCAACAGCGCTATCGAGTGATTCGCCTGCTAGGGGAAGGAGGCTTTGGCAAAACCTACGAAATTGACGATCTGGGGACAACAAAAGTTTTAAAAGTCCTCCTAGTAAATTCTCCCAAGGCTGTTTCCCTATTTCAGCAAGAAGCCAGGGTATTAAGTCAGCTAAATCATCCCGGCATACCTAAAGTTGAGCCAGACGGGTACTTCACCTTTTTCCCCAAAGATAGCCAGTCGCCGCTGCACTGCCTGGTAATGGAAAAAATTGAGGGAATAAATCTAGAGCAGTGGTTTTTGCAGAGGAATAACGAACCCCTCTCCCAAGGGCAAGCAATTATCTGGCTGCGTCAGCTAACTGAAATTTTGCATCAAGTACACGAGCAACTTTATTTTCACCGAGACATAAAGCCATCCAACATCATGCTGCGTCCCAACGGACAGCTGGCGTTAATAGACTTTGGCAGTGCTAGGGAAATGACTCTGACTTATCTGGTGAAAGTTGGTGGGGGGCGAGATGTCACGGGGATAGTTTCACCAGGCTACACGCCAATGGAGCAAGCCAACGGTAAAGCAGTTCCGCAATCGGATTTTTTTGCTTTGGGACGTACCTTTATTTATTTACTGACGGGTAAATCTCCTTATGACGTTCCGGAAAACTCGCGCACGGGTGAGTTGCTTTGGCGCGATTATGCGCTGCAAGTTTCAAGACCGCTGGCAAATTTGCTCGATCATTTGATGGCTCCTTTTGCAGGCAATCGCCCTCACAATGCTCAGATGATTTTGCATTGCTTGGAGGCTATTGACCTAACGAGCCATTTACCGGAGTTATCTACTCAGACGCATGAGGGTGGCTCTGGGGGTAAGAGGGGGCGATCGCCTTCTCGTGGTGGTTTTGTTGGAATCAAAAAACTGCGGACAAAAGCGGCAAAGTCCAAAAAGTACCTGGCGATCAGCTGCTCGATGCTGCTGCTGGGATTAACACTAACTACACTCTATAACTATGTTGCAGATAACCCCTTTTTGCAGTCATCGCTATGGGTTTCACCAGACGCAGAAGACTTACATTCTCAACTAATTTCATCTCCTATAGAAAAGGTTTCGCAGCAAAAAATTTCTCGGTTGGAAACACCCGTTGGAAATTTACGCGGAGTTAATGCGATCGCCATCAGTGCCGATGGGCAGACCATCGCTAGCGGAAATCAAAATGGCACGATTTATCTGTGGAAAATGGGCAACGGACAATTGAAAAACACTCTGAGAGGACATTCACATGGAGTGAATTCCGTCGCTATCAGCCCGTCGGGGGAAACCCTTGCCAGTGCCAGTGCAGACAACACCATCAAGCTGTGGGATCTCAAGACAGGAGAACTCGTCCGCACCCTTAAGGGGCATTCAGCTTGGGTATCTTCTGTTGCCTTTAGTCCGGATGGTAAAACCCTCGCCAGTAGCAGCTATGACAAAACAATTAAGCTGTGGGATCTCAATACAGGAGAAGTCGTCCGCACCCTCAAGGGCCATTCAGCTTGGATTTTTGCTGTTGCCTTTAGTCCGAATGGTGCGACTCTGGGAAGTAGCAGTTATGACAACACCATCAAGCTGTGGGATCTGAAGACTGGAGAATTGAGAAAAAGCCTCAAGGGCGATACTGAGAGGATTTTGACTCTTGCTATCAGCAGCGATGGGCGAACGCTGGCAAGCGGTAGTGCAGAGGGTGATATTGAACTTTGGGATATTTCCCAGGGTAAAATTCGCCATACTCTTAACGGTCATAAAGATTGGGTTCGGTCGGTTGCTTTCAGCCCCGATGGCAAGACTCTTGCTAGTGGCAGTGCAGACTACACGAGCAAGCTTTGGAACGTGCAAACTGGCGAACTGCTAAACACATTTACAGGGCATTCCGATCATGTGCGGTCGGTTGTGTTTAGCCCGGATGGGGAGACTCTTGTCAGTGGCAGTTACGACAACACCATAAAGTTTTGGCGCTTGCAGAAGTAA
- a CDS encoding peptidoglycan-binding protein yields the protein MQSINQTNNDRKKSTDTDAMPLLRRGDTGVAVRILQLLLLNGGNAVGVDGVFGDRTEYAVKGFQTREKLLADGIVGRKTWYALSQLPK from the coding sequence ATGCAATCTATCAATCAAACCAACAACGACCGCAAAAAGAGTACTGACACCGATGCTATGCCGCTTCTACGTCGCGGTGACACTGGTGTTGCTGTCAGAATCCTGCAACTGCTGTTGCTGAATGGGGGTAACGCCGTAGGAGTTGACGGGGTATTTGGCGATCGCACAGAGTATGCAGTAAAAGGCTTTCAAACTAGAGAAAAACTATTGGCAGATGGAATTGTCGGTCGTAAGACTTGGTACGCTTTAAGTCAGCTACCTAAGTAA
- a CDS encoding WD40 repeat domain-containing protein codes for MVSVRTKNLIATLGAIATVIAPGVAIHAREIVIEAPRVRGSQIYSNYWQDAQLYGILRGHLNWVNAVAISPSGQTLISGSRDNSIKLWNLSTGRVRGSLNGHSRAVMSLAVSPSGQLLASGSEDRTIKIWNLSTGQIARTLNGHSDAIVSLAVSPSGRTLVSGSLDHTIKIWDIYTGREIRTLAGHTDSVNSVAISPDGRTIVSGSQDKAIKVWDFSTGQEIRTLKKHVNWVNSVAISSDGQTLVSGSSDHTLKVWNLSTGRLLRTLKGHLDLIYAIALSPDGESVASASQDGTIKIWALNTGKEIRTLSGYSSSVYALTISQDGRTLASGSYDNTIKVWRVK; via the coding sequence ATGGTTTCGGTTCGCACAAAGAATTTAATCGCTACGCTAGGAGCGATCGCAACAGTAATCGCTCCTGGCGTTGCTATTCATGCCCGCGAGATTGTCATTGAAGCACCGAGAGTTCGGGGTTCTCAAATATACTCAAACTATTGGCAAGATGCTCAACTATACGGCATCTTGAGGGGGCATTTAAATTGGGTTAATGCTGTCGCCATTAGCCCTTCCGGACAGACTCTTATTAGTGGCAGCCGGGACAACTCCATCAAACTCTGGAATCTTTCCACAGGTAGAGTCAGGGGCAGCCTAAATGGGCATTCACGCGCGGTAATGTCCCTTGCAGTTAGCCCCTCGGGGCAGCTTCTCGCTAGTGGTAGTGAGGACAGGACAATTAAAATTTGGAACCTTTCCACTGGTCAGATCGCTCGCACCCTAAATGGACATTCAGACGCAATTGTTTCCCTCGCTGTAAGTCCTTCAGGGCGAACCCTCGTCAGCGGTAGTTTGGATCACACGATCAAAATTTGGGATATTTACACCGGACGAGAAATTCGCACCCTTGCGGGACATACAGACTCAGTTAATTCCGTCGCCATCAGCCCCGATGGGAGAACTATTGTCAGTGGAAGCCAGGACAAGGCAATCAAAGTTTGGGATTTTTCTACCGGGCAAGAAATTCGTACCCTAAAAAAGCACGTAAATTGGGTTAATTCCGTCGCCATTAGCTCTGATGGACAAACTCTTGTCAGTGGCAGTTCGGATCATACGCTCAAAGTTTGGAACCTTTCTACTGGTCGATTGCTCCGCACTCTTAAAGGGCATTTAGACTTAATTTATGCAATAGCACTCAGCCCCGATGGGGAGAGTGTTGCCAGCGCTAGCCAAGACGGTACTATCAAAATTTGGGCTCTGAACACTGGCAAAGAAATCCGCACTCTCAGCGGTTATTCAAGCTCGGTTTATGCCCTTACTATCAGCCAAGATGGAAGGACTTTAGCTAGCGGTAGTTATGACAACACAATCAAGGTTTGGCGGGTGAAATAG
- a CDS encoding peptidoglycan-binding protein, with protein sequence MQSINKFDALSSQDAASTALKKPVLKRGVRDRAVIELQQLLAHWGYYATPFDDIFDIPVENAVKSYQNRVFLLEDGIVGAKTWQALFTGAPVDMPELREGSTGSAVKTLQRLLQLRVDGIFGPKTKAALITFQRDRKMLADGIVGAKTWYELSKIPH encoded by the coding sequence ATGCAATCCATCAATAAGTTTGATGCCCTGAGTTCTCAAGACGCTGCTAGCACTGCACTCAAAAAGCCTGTACTGAAACGCGGAGTTCGCGATCGCGCTGTTATCGAATTGCAACAGCTACTGGCTCATTGGGGATATTACGCCACTCCCTTCGATGATATTTTCGATATTCCAGTAGAGAATGCCGTTAAATCATACCAAAACCGCGTTTTTCTGCTAGAAGATGGCATTGTGGGTGCTAAAACCTGGCAAGCACTGTTTACTGGTGCGCCCGTTGATATGCCAGAACTGCGCGAAGGTAGCACGGGTTCTGCGGTGAAAACCCTCCAGCGTCTGCTACAGTTGAGAGTTGATGGCATATTTGGGCCGAAAACAAAGGCTGCTCTAATTACTTTCCAACGCGATCGCAAGATGCTAGCAGATGGGATTGTGGGTGCTAAAACTTGGTACGAGTTGAGTAAAATCCCCCACTAA
- the cax gene encoding calcium/proton exchanger produces the protein MGIKKIISFALLVFVPISIAAHFLEWSALTIFITSALAILPLAIWLSTATEEIAVVTGPSIGALLNAVFGNATELIIALVILKEGLVDIVKASLTGTIISNLLLVMGLSMFLGGIRYKEQEFQPVVARVNASSMTLAAIAICLPAAVISTSNLVEPATIRNFSIAVAVVLMVVYILTLVFSLRTHSYLYDVAVVEVGDGEQGSEATSKGTLPEETSHKPNLGLWIAVLLASTTVVAVESELLVGALEEATAGLGLSPLFTGVILLPLVGGAAEYVTAVTVAVKNKMDLSVSVAMGSSLLIALFVAPLLVLVGQAIGQPMDLDFDPFQVVAVGIAVVVANLVTVDGRSNWLEGTLLLATYTILGLAFYYHPV, from the coding sequence ATGGGAATCAAAAAGATTATCTCTTTTGCTCTGTTAGTCTTTGTACCAATTTCAATAGCGGCTCACTTTCTAGAGTGGAGTGCGTTAACAATATTTATCACTTCTGCTTTAGCTATCCTTCCTCTAGCTATCTGGTTAAGCACTGCTACAGAAGAAATTGCTGTAGTAACTGGGCCATCAATTGGAGCTTTATTAAATGCAGTTTTTGGCAATGCAACTGAGTTAATTATTGCCTTAGTCATCCTTAAAGAAGGCTTGGTTGACATTGTTAAAGCCAGTCTGACGGGAACTATTATCAGTAATTTACTCCTAGTCATGGGACTTTCCATGTTTTTAGGAGGCATCCGTTATAAAGAGCAAGAATTTCAGCCAGTGGTGGCGCGGGTAAATGCTTCCTCAATGACATTAGCCGCGATCGCAATTTGTCTGCCCGCTGCGGTGATATCTACCTCAAACTTAGTTGAACCAGCAACGATTCGCAATTTTTCGATCGCCGTAGCCGTCGTGCTAATGGTAGTTTACATTTTAACTCTAGTGTTTTCTTTACGCACCCACAGCTACCTTTATGATGTGGCTGTTGTAGAAGTTGGCGATGGGGAGCAAGGATCTGAAGCAACATCAAAAGGAACTTTACCAGAGGAAACGAGTCATAAGCCTAATCTAGGATTGTGGATAGCTGTGCTATTAGCATCTACTACAGTAGTAGCAGTTGAATCGGAATTATTAGTTGGAGCCTTGGAAGAAGCAACTGCTGGATTAGGGCTAAGTCCACTCTTTACGGGGGTGATTCTTCTGCCCTTAGTTGGTGGCGCAGCCGAGTATGTAACTGCTGTGACGGTAGCAGTAAAAAATAAAATGGATCTTTCTGTTTCCGTCGCCATGGGTTCTAGTCTTTTAATTGCTCTGTTCGTAGCTCCTCTTTTAGTTTTGGTAGGACAGGCAATTGGCCAACCAATGGATCTTGACTTCGATCCGTTTCAGGTAGTGGCTGTTGGTATAGCAGTTGTAGTGGCCAACTTAGTTACAGTAGACGGACGCTCTAACTGGTTGGAAGGGACTCTGCTGTTAGCAACTTACACAATTTTAGGGTTGGCATTCTACTATCACCCAGTCTAA
- a CDS encoding DUF3536 domain-containing protein — MNSAADIASSIAKNDVSAHLGPDPLKTATGVYVTVHGHFYQPPRENPYLDAIERQPSASPFHDWNERIHHECYRPNAFARILNDYADVVGIVNNYEYLSFNIGATLMSWLERYDVEVYQKILEADRKSAERLNGHGNAIAQVYNHIIMPLANERDKYTQIRWGIEDFRSRFGRMPEGMWLAETAVDYPTLEVLVAEGIKFIILAPSQAQRCRMIPTDEQPVTQWLEVGGSQIDPTRPYRCYLKATLSNSDPLSTSSTFASNDDTTDTPYIDIFFYDGPISRDMGFNDVLSSSHHLVGRIGQAVRGDNRPSQLISVATDGETFGHHKGGTEKCLAYAFTEEFRSRGWTVTNFAHYLSINPPTWEVELKPVTAWSCAHGVDRWQEDCGCGGGGSWNQKWRRPLRNALNWVRDQLVPIFEETGRKFFRDPWLARDEYIKVIRDRSPANIDRFLTRHRVRKLSPAEQIDALRLLEMQRHALLMYTSCGWFFEELSRPEGVQILRYASRAIELAGDVAGVQLEKGFLKRLGMAPSNVEFFKHGAEVYRQLVLSAQISFKQVAAQYAISSLFTTYPQQQRLYCYDVHQLDYQLQRMGSLTVAVGQVRMVSEITWESEHLVFAVLHLGGWDFHCCIQTFAGRRAYSQLKDKVFASLKQASAAHAILAMSELFGNQSFSLQNLFAEERHRIMRLLSQETLARLDKLYAQVYRDNYGVLMAFQRDELPVPQELQVAAEVALGHRFLKSLRALEQETGEAQQINRHLAELEAIATEANNLRCKLNMPEARPTLERLILRSLWNLLHDANPTTLAGDVQRLQRMIEVSDRLNLGLSLDRCQELYFSCLQSHIVPQCLEALQSQPGDNFGDAAMPETLTRIAVLRSLLQLGQKLAVDVSVWFNQMA, encoded by the coding sequence ATGAATTCAGCTGCTGATATCGCATCTTCAATAGCTAAGAACGATGTTTCTGCCCATCTAGGCCCCGATCCCTTAAAAACGGCTACGGGTGTTTACGTTACAGTACACGGCCATTTTTACCAGCCACCCCGCGAAAACCCTTATCTAGACGCTATTGAACGTCAACCGAGTGCGTCTCCTTTCCATGACTGGAACGAACGCATACATCACGAATGTTACCGCCCCAATGCTTTCGCGAGGATCTTGAATGACTATGCGGACGTTGTGGGGATCGTTAATAACTATGAGTATTTGAGCTTCAACATCGGTGCGACGCTGATGAGCTGGCTGGAACGCTACGATGTTGAAGTGTATCAAAAAATACTAGAAGCTGACCGCAAAAGTGCCGAGCGCCTTAACGGGCACGGAAATGCGATCGCTCAAGTATACAACCACATCATCATGCCCCTGGCTAACGAGCGCGACAAATACACCCAAATTCGCTGGGGTATAGAAGATTTCCGTTCGCGCTTTGGTCGTATGCCCGAAGGTATGTGGCTGGCGGAAACCGCTGTAGACTATCCCACCCTAGAGGTGCTAGTAGCAGAAGGTATTAAATTTATCATCCTCGCTCCCTCTCAAGCACAGAGGTGTCGGATGATACCAACAGATGAACAGCCCGTAACCCAGTGGCTGGAGGTAGGCGGCTCTCAGATCGATCCCACACGCCCCTATCGCTGTTACCTAAAGGCAACCCTCAGCAATAGCGACCCACTCAGCACTAGCTCGACATTCGCCAGCAACGACGACACAACAGACACGCCATATATAGATATATTTTTCTATGACGGGCCGATATCGCGGGATATGGGTTTTAATGATGTCCTCAGCAGTTCCCATCACTTAGTCGGTAGGATAGGGCAAGCGGTGCGCGGGGATAATCGCCCCTCCCAGCTAATTTCTGTCGCCACAGATGGAGAAACCTTCGGACACCACAAGGGAGGAACTGAGAAGTGCCTAGCCTACGCATTCACAGAAGAGTTTCGCAGTCGCGGTTGGACTGTTACCAACTTTGCCCACTACCTCAGCATCAATCCCCCAACTTGGGAAGTAGAACTGAAGCCAGTCACAGCATGGAGTTGCGCTCACGGCGTTGACCGCTGGCAAGAAGATTGTGGTTGCGGCGGGGGCGGTAGTTGGAATCAAAAGTGGCGGCGTCCGTTGCGGAACGCGCTGAATTGGGTGCGAGATCAGCTAGTGCCGATTTTTGAAGAAACTGGACGCAAGTTCTTCCGCGATCCCTGGCTGGCGCGAGATGAGTATATAAAAGTAATCCGCGATCGCTCTCCTGCTAATATTGACCGCTTCCTCACCCGTCATCGAGTACGCAAACTCAGCCCCGCCGAACAAATAGACGCCCTGCGCCTATTGGAAATGCAGCGCCACGCCCTGCTGATGTACACCAGTTGCGGTTGGTTCTTTGAAGAACTATCCCGCCCAGAAGGGGTGCAAATTCTCCGCTATGCCTCCCGCGCTATAGAACTGGCTGGCGATGTCGCTGGAGTGCAGCTAGAAAAAGGATTTCTCAAACGGCTGGGTATGGCTCCCAGCAATGTGGAATTCTTTAAACACGGCGCTGAAGTTTATCGCCAATTGGTGCTATCGGCTCAGATTAGCTTCAAGCAAGTGGCAGCGCAATACGCCATCAGTTCGCTATTTACAACGTATCCCCAGCAACAGCGGCTCTACTGCTACGATGTCCATCAGCTAGATTACCAGTTGCAACGCATGGGATCGCTGACTGTTGCAGTCGGACAAGTGCGGATGGTTTCAGAAATTACTTGGGAAAGCGAACATTTGGTGTTCGCCGTGCTGCATCTAGGTGGCTGGGATTTCCACTGCTGCATTCAAACTTTCGCAGGTCGTCGCGCTTACAGTCAGTTGAAAGATAAAGTATTTGCATCGCTAAAACAAGCGAGTGCTGCCCATGCAATTTTGGCGATGTCCGAGTTGTTTGGCAATCAGTCGTTTAGCTTGCAGAACTTGTTTGCCGAAGAACGGCACCGGATCATGCGGCTATTGAGTCAGGAAACTCTAGCACGGCTGGATAAACTGTATGCACAGGTTTACCGGGATAACTACGGCGTGCTGATGGCGTTCCAGCGAGATGAGTTGCCAGTCCCGCAAGAGTTGCAGGTAGCGGCTGAGGTGGCGTTGGGGCATCGGTTCCTCAAATCTTTAAGGGCGCTGGAGCAAGAAACTGGGGAAGCGCAACAGATTAATCGTCATTTGGCAGAATTAGAGGCGATCGCTACTGAGGCAAACAATCTGCGGTGTAAGTTGAATATGCCAGAAGCACGTCCAACTTTGGAGCGGTTAATATTGCGATCGCTGTGGAACTTGTTGCACGATGCTAACCCAACTACGTTAGCTGGCGATGTTCAAAGATTGCAGCGGATGATTGAAGTGAGCGATCGCTTGAATCTTGGTTTATCTCTCGACCGCTGCCAGGAACTTTACTTTAGCTGTCTCCAGAGCCATATTGTGCCGCAGTGTCTTGAGGCTCTTCAATCCCAGCCGGGGGATAATTTTGGCGATGCTGCTATGCCAGAAACTCTAACTCGCATTGCAGTTTTGCGAAGCCTCCTACAATTGGGACAAAAGTTAGCTGTCGATGTTAGCGTTTGGTTCAACCAGATGGCTTAG
- the cax gene encoding calcium/proton exchanger: MLNLNTFISLLLVFIPVSIAAHFLHWGAAIIFITACLGIIPLAAWMGTATEEIAVVLGPSMGGLLNATFGNATELIIALVALNAGLMDVVKASITGSIISNLLLVMGFSMLLGGLRYKEQEFQPIVARVNASSMNLAVIAILLPSAMDFTSTGIDRVAIQQLSIAVAFVLIAVYGLTLLFSMKTHTYLYDVGLAEMDPAELAEANLAPDDPKGEVNLTLWIGVLLGATLLVAYESELLVGTLEEATNQLGLSALFTGVILVPIIGNAAEHATAVTVAMKNKMDLSVSVALGSSLQIALFVAPVLVLAGWVMGKPMDLEFNPFELVAVSVAVLIANSISSDGRSNWLEGTLLLAAYLVLGLAFYFHPVMVAMG; the protein is encoded by the coding sequence ATGTTAAACCTAAACACATTCATTTCCCTTCTATTGGTGTTCATCCCTGTATCCATCGCAGCGCACTTTCTACACTGGGGAGCGGCTATTATATTCATCACAGCCTGTCTGGGGATCATCCCCCTTGCCGCCTGGATGGGCACAGCAACCGAAGAAATCGCCGTTGTTCTCGGCCCCTCAATGGGAGGGTTGTTAAACGCCACCTTTGGCAACGCGACAGAACTCATTATTGCCCTAGTTGCCCTCAACGCTGGGCTGATGGATGTCGTCAAAGCCAGCATCACCGGATCGATTATCAGCAACTTGCTCCTAGTAATGGGTTTCTCCATGCTGCTGGGGGGACTGCGCTACAAAGAGCAGGAATTTCAGCCGATTGTGGCGCGGGTGAATGCTTCCTCCATGAATTTGGCCGTGATTGCGATTTTGCTGCCCTCGGCGATGGACTTCACCTCGACGGGGATCGATCGAGTCGCCATCCAGCAGCTTTCAATCGCTGTTGCCTTTGTGTTAATCGCAGTCTACGGTTTGACACTGCTATTTTCAATGAAAACTCACACTTATCTCTACGATGTGGGTTTAGCGGAGATGGACCCAGCTGAGTTAGCCGAGGCAAATTTGGCTCCAGACGACCCCAAAGGTGAAGTTAATCTTACGCTGTGGATTGGGGTGCTACTAGGAGCTACTCTCCTTGTGGCATATGAGTCAGAACTGCTCGTAGGTACTCTAGAAGAAGCCACAAACCAGCTAGGGCTGTCGGCATTGTTTACCGGGGTGATCTTAGTGCCGATTATTGGCAATGCTGCGGAACACGCCACTGCTGTGACTGTGGCGATGAAAAACAAGATGGATCTAAGCGTCTCCGTTGCACTGGGTTCTAGCCTGCAAATTGCCCTGTTTGTAGCGCCTGTATTGGTTCTGGCAGGCTGGGTGATGGGTAAACCAATGGATTTAGAATTTAATCCGTTTGAGCTAGTAGCCGTTTCAGTGGCCGTCTTGATTGCCAATTCTATTAGTTCTGATGGTCGGTCGAACTGGCTGGAAGGCACATTGCTCTTGGCGGCATATTTGGTTTTGGGACTCGCCTTTTATTTCCATCCCGTAATGGTGGCAATGGGGTAA
- a CDS encoding DUF4090 family protein, with protein MSTETNPQTETTTGADAIDVAIAKGVDFDGSPIPTAKLELYNKVMGLEAGRQRSGVSNTMRSRIVRIGAKHIPQDELNQMLTAANFAPLKDKEIAFYYSGK; from the coding sequence ATGTCTACTGAAACTAACCCACAGACTGAAACAACTACAGGCGCTGATGCTATCGATGTAGCTATAGCCAAGGGAGTTGATTTTGATGGCTCTCCAATTCCTACAGCCAAACTAGAACTTTATAACAAAGTAATGGGTTTGGAGGCTGGACGGCAGCGCAGCGGCGTATCTAATACAATGCGCTCTAGAATAGTCCGCATTGGAGCAAAGCACATTCCTCAAGACGAACTCAATCAGATGCTAACAGCCGCCAACTTTGCCCCGTTGAAAGATAAAGAGATTGCTTTTTACTATAGCGGTAAATAG
- a CDS encoding KGK domain-containing protein, which translates to MPSRGAAYKTNWKWFREGKDCEVLRIGVNGWKKGKMRIKLTVEFIPDEPEIPETPASKEPEISQPQSPLDDIRRIINQESQP; encoded by the coding sequence ATTCCTAGTCGTGGTGCTGCATATAAGACTAACTGGAAGTGGTTTCGTGAAGGTAAAGATTGCGAAGTTCTAAGAATTGGTGTTAACGGCTGGAAAAAAGGAAAAATGAGAATAAAACTTACTGTAGAATTTATTCCTGATGAACCAGAAATTCCAGAAACACCAGCCAGCAAGGAGCCAGAAATTAGCCAACCACAATCACCGCTTGATGATATTCGTCGGATAATTAACCAAGAAAGTCAACCGTAA
- a CDS encoding peptidoglycan-binding protein yields the protein MQSINQTKTETPKMPNLRRGDSGLAVKILQRFLFDRGYQVSNDGIFGKKTEDAVETFQRSCNLLADGLVGPKTWLALASFERDI from the coding sequence ATGCAATCTATCAATCAGACCAAAACTGAAACCCCCAAAATGCCTAACCTGCGTCGTGGTGACTCTGGTTTAGCCGTAAAAATTCTCCAAAGGTTTCTCTTTGATAGAGGATATCAAGTTAGCAATGATGGCATCTTCGGAAAGAAAACAGAAGATGCTGTGGAAACTTTCCAGCGTAGCTGTAACCTTTTGGCTGATGGACTTGTCGGGCCAAAAACTTGGCTGGCTTTGGCTAGTTTTGAACGAGATATTTAA